A region of Solanum dulcamara chromosome 7, daSolDulc1.2, whole genome shotgun sequence DNA encodes the following proteins:
- the LOC129893938 gene encoding superoxide dismutase [Fe], chloroplastic, protein MMAAATASTTLPSPFLPSPGFLESFRSRNWRIHKKQLARKAGPVKVTAKFELNPPPYPMNALEPHMSRTTFEYHWGKHHRAYVDNLNKQIVGTELDELTLEDIILITYNQGNLLPPFNNAAQAWNHQFFWESMKPGGGGEPSGELLKLINRDFGSFEAFVKEFKAAAATQFGSGWAWLAYKANRLDVGNASNPHPSDEDKRLEVVKTPNAVNPLIWDYSPLLTIDVWEHAYYLDFRNRRPDYISIFMEKLVSWEAVSSRLEAAQAQAAEREKEEERKKREEEEDYQTGNEVREMYVETTDSEAE, encoded by the exons ATGATGGCCGCCGCAACAGCTTCTACTACTCTCCCCTCTCCATTTCTTCCTTCCCCAG GATTTCTTGAGTCATTTCGAAGCCGAAATTGGAGAATCCACAAG AAACAGTTGGCGAGAAAAGCTGGTCCCGTTAAAGTTACAGCTAAATTTGAGCTGAATCCTCCGCCTTATCCCATG AATGCTCTGGAGCCTCATATGAGCCGTACTACATTCGAATACCACTGGGGGAAGCATCACAGGGCCTATGTCGACAACTTAAACAAGCAAATAGTCGGAACAGAACTGGATGAGCTGACGCTAGAGGACATAATACTTATTACATATAACCAAGGCAATCTCCTTCCACCATTCAACAATGCTGCACAG GCTTGGAATCATCAATTCTTCTGGGAGTCTATGAAACCTGGTGGAGGAGGAGAGCCGTCTGgtgaattattaaaattaatcaACAGAGACTTTGGCTCCTTTGAAGCATTTGTTAAAGAATTTAAGGCAGCTGCTGCAACACAATTTGGTTCTGGGTGGGCGTGGCTTGCAT ACAAAGCAAATAGACTTGATGTAGGAAACGCGTCAAATCCCCATCCTTCTGATGAGGACAAAAGGCTTGAAGTTGTGAAAACACCTAATGCTGTAAACCCCCTCATTTGGGATTACTCG CCACTCCTCACTATAGATGTTTGGGAG CATGCTTACTATCTTGACTTTCGG AATCGACGCCCTGACTACATATCAATCTTTATGGAGAAGCTTGTATCATGGGAGGCAGTGAGTTCTAGGCTTGAAGCAGCTCAAGCTCAAGCTGCTGAGcgggaaaaagaagaagagaggaagaaaagagaggaggaagaggattatcaaaccggtaatgaagttaGAGAGATGTATGTGGAAACTACAGATTCTGAGGCGGAATAA
- the LOC129893939 gene encoding ATP synthase subunit delta', mitochondrial-like, whose protein sequence is MVQGPRSKVHSITERSFSFPINRRRSPPPEPSTIMLRQGSRLLTRATTMTWHRLFSTDLPAANRVDFTFAEAWKKVIPNTEPPMTPSSFMKSRPATPSSIPSKLSVNFVLPYSSELSGKEVDMVIIPATTGQMGVLPGHVATIAELKPGVLSVHEGNDVTKYFVSGGFAFVHANSFADIVAVEAVPLDQIDPNLVQKGLTEFTQKLSTASTDEEKAEAQIGVDVHNALNAGLTG, encoded by the exons ATGGTCCAAGGTCCAAGGTCCAAGGTCCACTCGATCACAGAACGATCATTCTCATTTCCGATCAATCGCCGCCGATCTCCGCCTCCTGAACCATCCACAATCATGCTTCGACAAGGTTCTAGACTCCTAACTAGAGCCACCACGATGACGTGGCACCGCCTTTTTTCAACTGACCTGCCAGCGGCGAACCGCGTTGATTTCACTTTTGCGGAGGCTTGGAAGAAAGTAATACCCAATACGGAACCACCTATGACTCCATCTTCCTTCATGAAATCTAGGCCCGCAACTCCATCATCTATCCCTTCTAAGCTCAGTGTCAACTTTGTCCTTCCTTATTCATCTGAACTCTCCGGTAAAGAG GTTGATATGGTTATCATCCCCGCTACTACTGGACAAATGGGTGTTTTGCCTGGGCATGTTGCAACAATTGCGGAGCTGAAGCCCGGTGTCCTATCAGTTCACGAAGGCAACGATGTGACCAAGTACTTTGTGAGTGGTGGGTTTGCATTTGTTCATGCAAATTCTTTCGCAGATATAGTTGCTGTTGAAGCTGTGCCACTTGACCAAATCGATCCCAATTTGGTTCAAAAGGGCCTCACAGAGTTCACACAGAAGCTAAGCACTGCATCAACTGATGAAGAGAAAGCTGAGGCCCAGATTGGAGTTGATGTACACAACGCCCTTAATGCTGGTCTAACCGGTTAA